One window of the Cryptomeria japonica chromosome 7, Sugi_1.0, whole genome shotgun sequence genome contains the following:
- the LOC131034192 gene encoding (S)-canadine synthase CYP719A21-like, giving the protein MEQTLVVVNYLPAFHFLHNPTVQGSFIFLVAASLISTFVALAFLLSSTKETKWPPSPPRLPLLGNLHQLSKGGNLLSTLTDMVKKYGPVITVWMGPSPLIVLTGQASIWEALVNQATNFSGRPSPYSRQFTSASFRTMISSPYNQHWTKLRKVLHNNVLSPVHVALQSSSHQEAANKLINKLEKEMKEKNGVVRPFHAFKMMGMSFMAHLCFGLDFQDENFLSKLEEFIEEDINLTKNADVFLDSFPPARFFVPSSIRTERKWKSLRTDVLRLLVPLIRFARSYREYFKRSAPSSFLNCLLSIDEGEEGEDKSKLSDEEIAFSMYELCLLAVDSTSTAIEWAMAYLITNPQVQERAYHEISQAAQEGNGGLFGLEDLRKLPYLQSVVKETLRKESIAPLGVIHQTEKECKVMGITIPAKSAVLFNLHSLSNDPEVWEEPEEFRPERFMGKNEVRMSYLPFGAGRRVCAGMDVASVYVPITLANLLKSFEWGCVKEGSPPDLTRDITNVLMSMKYPLEARITPRPS; this is encoded by the coding sequence ATGGAGCAAACGCTGGTTGTTGTTAATTATCTTCCCGCTTTTCATTTCCTTCATAATCCCACTGTACAAGGGTCGTTTATTTTCCTTGTAGCAGCTTCACTCATTTCCACATTTGTTGCTTTAGCTTTTCTGTTGTCATCAACTAAAGAGACGAAATGGCCTCCATCTCCACCAAGGCTGCCATTATTAGGCAACTTGCATCAGCTAAGTAAGGGTGGAAATCTTCTTTCCACCTTGACAGACATGGTCAAAAAATATGGTCCTGTCATCACAGTTTGGATGGGCCCATCGCCACTTATAGTCCTCACCGGCCAAGCTTCAATCTGGGAGGCCCTGGTTAACCAGGCCACCAATTTTTCTGGTCGACCGTCACCCTACTCTAGGCAATTTACTAGTGCCTCTTTCAGGACTATGATTAGTTCTCCCTACAACCAGCACTGGACTAAGCTCAGAAAGGTTCTGCACAATAATGTTCTCAGCCCCGTCCACGTTGCACTTCAGAGCTCTTCTCACCAGGAAGCTGCGAATAAACTCATCAACAAACtagagaaagagatgaaagagaagaaTGGTGTGGTGAGGCCCTTTCATGCCTTCAAAATGATGGGGATGAGTTTTATGGCCCACTTATGCTTTGGCTTGGACTTTCAAGACGAGAATTTCTTGTCCAAGCTGGAAGAATTCATAGAAGAAGATATTAATCTGACTAAAAATGCAGATGTGTTTCTGGATTCATTTCCTCCTGCTCGTTTCTTTGTTCCTTCATCAATCAGAACGGAAAGAAAATGGAAGTCTCTGAGAACTGATGTTCTGCGTCTCCTGGTGCCTTTAATCCGATTTGCTCGCAGTTATAGAGAATACTTTAAGCGAAGTGCTCCCAGCAGTTTCTTGAACTGTTTACTATCCATTGACGAAGGGGAGGAAGGTGAAGACAAGTCCAAGTTATCCGATGAAGAAATAGCTTTCAGTATGTATGAGCTGTGCCTTCTTGCAGTAGACAGCACATCTACGGCCATTGAATGGGCTATGGCTTACCTGATAACCAATCCTCAAGTCCAAGAGAGGGCTTATCATGAGATTAGCCAAGCAGCGCAGGAAGGAAATGGTGGGTTATTTGGTTTGGAGGATTTGAGGAAGCTGCCGTACTTGCAAAGTGTGGTGAAGGAAACGCTGAGAAAAGAATCAATTGCGCCACTTGGGGTTATTCACCAGACGGAAAAGGAGTGTAAGGTGATGGGCATCACCATACCTGCAAAGTCAGCAGTCCTTTTCAATCTACATAGCCTGTCGAATGATCCTGAGGTGTGGGAAGAGCCGGAGGAGTTCAGGCCTGAGAGATTTATGGGGAAGAATGAGGTGAGAATGTCATATCTTCCGTTTGGAGCAGGAAGGCGGGTGTGCGCAGGAATGGACGTGGCGAGCGTGTATGTTCCCATCACTCTCGCCAATTTGCTTAAATCATTCGAGTGGGGATGTGTTAAGGAAGGTAGTCCTCCCGATCTTACTCGGGATATTACGAACGTGCTCATGTCCATGAAGTATCCATTGGAAGCTCGAATCACACCTCGTCCATCCTAA